One stretch of Verrucomicrobiia bacterium DNA includes these proteins:
- a CDS encoding septum formation initiator family protein, whose protein sequence is MKVDVGIWSKLTKVVWGLLLVAGVMILALWYLPLIRQNERMRKEVLRLDGEIQKQEAAGKETRDSIDTLRTDPKAIERLAREKLGYAKPGETVVRFEPPQTNTVVR, encoded by the coding sequence ATGAAAGTTGACGTGGGCATCTGGAGCAAACTGACCAAGGTGGTCTGGGGTCTGTTGCTCGTGGCCGGCGTCATGATCCTCGCCCTCTGGTATCTCCCGCTCATCCGGCAAAACGAACGCATGCGCAAGGAAGTGCTGCGGCTCGACGGCGAAATCCAAAAGCAGGAAGCCGCGGGCAAGGAAACGCGCGATTCCATCGACACCCTCCGCACCGACCCCAAAGCCATTGAGCGGCTCGCGCGGGAGAAACTCGGCTACGCCAAACCCGGCGAAACCGTCGTTCGCTTCGAACCGCCGCAGACGAACACCGTCGTGCGTTGA